GATTTAGAGTTTTGAGAATATTGAAGTTTCGTGAACAGTTGAATCTGAATCCTGAAATTCAGATTCAAGGATCTTTTTATTTGACTGTGGTCTAATGTGTCATAGAATCTACGTCTCGACATCTAGCTTCGATAACAAGATGGAAGTATTGTGTGCAAATTAGTATCATCCAGCTGCATCTCCATGCTTATAATCATCTCGTAGATTGGTCCTTGTTTAACCGTcttgtaattatttatttgtttatttttcagaATCCTTACTCCGTCAACATCCTTTTAGCTGGATATGATAAGGAGACAGGCCCATCGCTCTACTACATCGACTACATTGCCACACTACACAAGGTTGAGAAGGGAGCATTTGGTTATGGATCCTATTTTTCACTCTCCATGATGGATAGACATTATCACAGTGGCATGTCATTAGAAGAAGCGATTAATTTGGTCGATAAATGCATTATGGAGATTCGATCTAGGCTGGTTGTGGCACCGCCAAACTTCTTGATCAAGATTGTGGACAAAGATGGAGCAAGACAGTATGATTGGCGTGAATCTATCAGCCATTCTAGTGCTGTTCCTTCAGCTTGAGGTGTTAGTGACTCGTTATCATCAgaccttttttcttttttctgctGTTTTATTTATATGCTATTTCGGGCATTTAGTTTGTATAAGCAACAGAGGATCCATACCATGTCTAGAATTAATTTCAATTTCAAATACCCAATAGTATCATCTGGGTTGGCCATGTCACCAGGCAGAGTATCTTCTCTCCTGCCCAAGCCTTTGGTCATGCGTTGAAGGGCCTTCCTGAGCGAGGATGTTAGAGCCAGAAATGCTGAGTAAGGCCAGCCATGTGTGTCCACCCTAAGCTAGTTCAGGTTCTAATTCGTGGCTGTATGTCTCCAAAGTTGATTATTGTCGATAGATATATGGTTGGATTTTGATTCCTCTTTCTCTCCTATTAAAATAATCTATAAACGACGAAGAAGGATGAGAATTTTTCATCATCTTCTCAGAGGCTGCAAACTTGTGAACTACAAAAAGACATTACATCTTTTGGTCACATAAAAACGTGTTATTTTACTGATCGTATTCATTACTGGACGATATGttgttaaataaataaacaaacgaCGTCTAGAAAAacacaacattttaaaaaaacgTGATTTGAGTACTTGAAGGGACAAACAATATATTGATGAAATGAACTTTTAAACATGAGATTTTTCAAAAGATCACGACGTTGgagcaaaataaataaatatataaataaaattgtttttaaacGACGTGTCGTTGATTCCAAAAGGCGGCATATCATTATATAAACTGATAATTTTTATATACAGTTCATTTGGTGCAATCTTCATTTAGTGAAAATATACTATCAAAAATTAAGTCGCCCAATTCGAGACAACATtccattttcaaaagaaaaaaaaattgagacaaCATTTGTGTGGAGGATAAAATCAGagaatttaaaaataaagaaacgaCACATCACATCGTACATGTACTTATTGTCGTAGATAGCATAACCGAGAATAGGTGGGCTAACCGGGGAAAATCTCGAAAGAGAATCAGTGAAGTCGACCTGGGTTTTCGTCACTAGTCCTACCCAAACTTCAGTTTCAATGGAAGAAAGACCTGTATCTTCTTCACTGCCATTACCATCTACATCAGCAGAAGAGCTCCAAGATCATGTGATGAGCGAGGTCCACTTGGGTTGCCCACCTGGTCACTCCGGCTCCCACTATTCCTACTTCTTCTCCTCTGTTCCTCCTGGTAATTCAATTCCTCCTGAGCTCTCTATCATTAATACATTATTctcagttatatatatatatatatatatgtatatatgtttgcaCTAGATAGAAGTCGAAGCAGATTCAACGCATAAATCGATTCTGCTGGATGAGGATGGTGATCTTGTTCTTACTAGACGCAGCAGTGAGTCTTCTCTTTTCAATACTTTCTTTACCTTTcgtatttctttttttttatggttCTTCCTACGAAGTGGGTTTAGCTTGTAATTATGAATCATGGTTTTTCTATTTAAGTTTGGGCCTTAATTTTAGATCTTCAGGTTCAAACTGTTAGTATTTGTATGGATTTAATTTGGGGTCTGCATTCTGGCTAAACATAACTGTTCCACTGCAATGCTTTTCACTATACAGAATCATCAAAACAATTTTTTCGTGTGGTTATCCAGCATAATATCACATCTTCAATTCTAAATGTGGGTTTGCAAGTAAGTTTTGGTTTCCTCTAatgcttttatgttgttttctgttcatttatatatatatatatatatatgtatgtatgtatatacatatttgtTATAACTTCATTTCTCCCTCCAGGTGTGGAAAGCAGAACTGTTGTTGTCTGATTTTTTATTGCATAAGATGTTTACATCGTCTGAATTTGAGGGAGTTGTTTCATTAGAACTTGGTGCTGGCACTGGTATGTGGAAAGTTCATACATTCTATTCTTGTTATAGATAATAGAATCATGTATATAATGCAAATCTTACACTAAGAACGAATAAATTCAATTAGTAGAAACATCTTTGTCTTAAAATGActagattttattttatttctttatcaGGGTTGGCGGGTATATTACTTGCACACGTTGCTAAAACTGTGTTTTTAACAGGTAGAGTAGCTTTGCTCCTCTATTTCTTGTTTTTTCCTAATGGTGTATTTGGCTGTTTGgaaataatttgtcaaaaatCAGTAAACCTTATAGAATACAAGAATTCAATTGTGATTTTATCAAATGATTGCGTTTTCAGGGGAGGATTTCTTAATTTATTTCACAGAGTTAACTTACA
This genomic interval from Humulus lupulus chromosome 8, drHumLupu1.1, whole genome shotgun sequence contains the following:
- the LOC133795922 gene encoding proteasome subunit beta type-2-B-like — encoded protein: MECVFGLVGNGFAVVVADTSAVNSILVHKSNEDKIMVLDSHKLIAASGESGDRVQFTEYIQKNVALYQFRNGIPLTTAAAANFTRGELATALRKNPYSVNILLAGYDKETGPSLYYIDYIATLHKVEKGAFGYGSYFSLSMMDRHYHSGMSLEEAINLVDKCIMEIRSRLVVAPPNFLIKIVDKDGARQYDWRESISHSSAVPSA